The Dyella sp. 2HG41-7 sequence GCAGCCTGTCCCGCCGTGTAGGAAAATACCTACAAATCTTGATGGAGCATTCCGATGGCGCCGCGTTTTCACTTCTTCATAGACTGTCAGCCGACGAGTTCGAGGTGCCTACCATGATGGGGAGGCAGGATATCGACCAAATTGCCCTACGACTTGTCTCGTTGGTTCCTCCAGGGATGGTAGACGCGCACAAGGATTTGCGCGCCAATTTCAGCGATATCCTGGCGCAGGGACTGCGCCATCTCGAGCTGGTTACCCGTGAGGAGTTCGACGTTCAGGCCCAGGTATTGGCGCGGACCCGCGCCCGGGTCGAGGAACTCGAAAAGCGCGTGGCGGAACTCGAAGCCAGCGTGTCGTCTCGTGGGGCATAGCCAGTTCCGGTAGCCGTCCCCGATTCGTCACCATCACCCCAAGGAATCGGGGACGGCTGTTTTTCCTCTCAAACAGGTTACGGGGTCGCTCGATGGACCGATCAATCAGCGACTTCCTTAGCCGTCGCCGGCGCCACCCATGAGTCTGGCCGTCACGCTAAGCCGTGCCCAGGAAGGGGTTGCCGCACCGCAAGTGATGGTCGAAGTGCACCTTTCCGGTGGCCTGCCCAGCACGCATATCGTTGGCCTGCCCGAAGCTGCTGTCCGCGAAGCGCGCGACCGCGTACGTGTGGCCATTCAAAGCGCTGCTTTCGAATATCCCAACCGCAAGGTGACGGTAAACCTTGCGCCGGCCGAGTTGCCGAAGGATGGCGGACGTTTCGATCTCGCCATCGCCTTGGGCATTCTCGCGGCCGGGAATCAGGTGCCGCGCGAAAAGCTCGACGATTGCGAATTTCTCGGCGAGCTGGCGCTTTCGGGTCAGTTGCGCCCCGTGTCTGGCGTGTTGCCTGCGCTGCTCCGCGCCAGAGCGCGTGGCCGCCGCGTGGTCGTGCCACGCGCAAATGCGGAAGAAGCCGCGCTGATTTCCGAAGTCGATGTTCGGGTCGCCGATACGCTGTCCGATGTCTGCGGCTGGCTGCGCGGCTCGCATGAGCTCACACCGCCGACATCGGTGCTGACCCTGACCGGCGACGATGCAGGTCCCGACCTCATCGATGTACGCGGGCAACTGCAGGCGCGCCGTGCGTTGGAAATCGCTGCGGTCGGCGGTCATCACTTGTTGCTGATGGGGCCGCCAGGTACCGGTAAAACCATGCTGGCGGAACGTTTGCCCGGCATCTTGCCGCCGATGAGCGAATCCGAAGCGCTGGAAACTTGCGCGGTGATGTCGGTGGCGGGTCAAACCGTGGATCCCGCGCAATGGCGTCGCCGTCCCTTTCGCGCGCCGCACCACACTGCTTCGGCGGTGGCGCTGGTCGGTGGCGGTTCGCAACCCAAGCCGGGCGAGATTTCGCTCGCGCACAACGGCGTGCTGTTTCTCGACGAACTTCCCGAGTTCAGTCGGCACGTACTGGAGGTTCTGCGCGAACCCATGGAGTCGGGACAGATTCTGATTTCGCGCGCGGCGCGGCAGCTTCATTTTCCCGCGCAATTCCAACTTATCGCGGCGATGAATCCTTGCCCCTGCGGCTATTCCGGCGATACCCGTCAACGTTGCCGCTGCACGCCCGATCAAGTGCAGCGCTATCGCTCGCGCATTTCCGGGCCGCTGCTCGATCGCATCGACTTGTGCGTGGAAGTGCCGGGTATGCCCTTGAACGAATTGAGCGCGCCGCGTACCACGCGCGACGAAGATTCCGCCACGGTGCGCAAGCGCGTGATGCGCGCCCGTCAGCACGCCTTGGCGCGTGCCGGTCGCCCGAATGCCGAGATCAGCACACGCGAACTCGAACGCGATTGCGCATTAGGTCCGAACGAACGCAAATGGTTCGATGCGGCGTTGGAACGCCTCGGACTTTCCGCGCGCGCCTACCATCGCACCTTGCGTGTCGCGCGCTCGATCGCCGATCTGGATAACGGCGCGGCGGCATTGGATCGCCATCACTTGGCCGAAGCGCTGCAATATCGGCGTCTATCGTTGCTTTCGGACTAAACAATCGCCCCGGCTTGCACCGGGGCGACGTCGTTCCCTGTTACCAAATCACGCCGCCGAAGCGCGATGAAATTGCGCTTCCTCGGTCGATCCCTTCAGCGCCGTCGTCGACGACTGACCCTGTTGGATCGCTTGCGTCACCGCATCGAAATAACCGGTGCCGACTTCGCGCTGATGCTTCACGGCCGTAAATCCACGTTCGGCCGCTTCAAATTCTTTTTCCTGCAGGGCAACGAATGCGCTCATCTGATGTTGCGCATAGCCATGCGCCAATTCGAACATGCTGTAGTTGAGGCTGTGGAAGCCCGCCAGCGTAATAAATTGGAATTTGTAACCCATTGCGCCGAGTTCCTTCTGGAACTTCGCGATGGTCGCGTCGTCCAGATTGCGCTTCCAATTGAAACTCGGTGAGCAGTTGTACGCGAGCATTTTGCCTGGGAATTTCGCGTGGATCGCTTCGGCGAACTGACGTGCTTGCTCCAGATTCGGCTTGCTGGTTTCGCACCAGATCAAATCGGCATACGGCGCGTAGGCGAGGCCGCGGCTGATCGCCTGTTCCAAACCGGGGCGCACGCGGAAGAAACCCTCTACCGTGCGTTCGCTCGTGGTGAAAGGCTTGTCGTTGTCGTCGATGTCGGACGTAATCAAATCCGCCGCATCGGCATCCGTGCGTGCAATCAGCAACGTCGGAACGCCGAGCACATCGGCGGCGAGGCGCGCGGCATTCAACTTCTCCACCGCTTCGCGCGTCGGTACCAACACCTTTCCGCCCATGTGACCGCACTTCTTCACCGAAGCAAGTTGATCTTCGAAGTGCACGCCTGCGGCGCCGGCCTCAATCATCGCCTTCATCAATTCGAATGCGTTGAGCACGCCGCCAAAGCCTGCTTCCGCATCGGCGACAATCGGCACCATCCAGTCGGTATCGTCCTTGCCTTCGGCGTGATGCAATTGATCGGCGCGCAGCAACGTGTTGTTGATGCGCTTGACCACCAGCGGCACGGAGTTGGCGGGATACAGCGATTGATCCGGATACATTTCGCCCGCGATATTGGCATCGGCCGCCACTTGCCAGCCGCTGAGATAAATCGCCTGCAAACCGGCTTTTACCTGCTGCATGGCCTGATTTCCGGTCAGCGCACCGAGCGCATTGACGAACGTGTCTCCATGCAGCGATTTCCACAAGCGTTCCGCGCCGCGTCGTGCGAGCGAATGTTCGATCGCGACGGTGCCGCGCAGGCGCGCGACGTCCTCGGCGGTGTACGCGCGCTGGATACCCCTCCAACGAGGATTGTTCTTCCAGTCCAGCGCAATATGTTCGGCAGTCGGCAGATGGGTTTTCATACTGTGTGCTCCGTAAACGTTTCGATGGCGCGCGATCAGGCGAGCTGTTCGTAAGCGGGAAGGGTGAGGAAGTCGGCGAGTTCGTCGTCGTGCATCAGCGTTGAAAGCAACTGCGCCGCTTCGGCGGCGCGTCGTGCGCCGGGGAACGTGCTTTCCTGCAAACGATGCGTGTGCGCGGCGAGCGCGTGATCGAACAGCGCGAAATCGATCGGCGCGTGATCGGGGAATTCCAGGTCGCCGTGATGCAGCCACTGCCACAGCTGCGAACGCGCGATCTCGGCCGTCGCGGCGTCTTCCATCAGGTTGTGGATCGGTACGCAGCCGAGACCTTCAAGCCATGCCGCGGTGTAACGAAGCGACACTTCCACGTTGTTGTCGAAACCGGCGCGGCTGATCGTGCCACCGCACGGCGCGATCAGCATGTCGCGATCTGCCACGACATCGTCGCGTTTCACGTGCAGCTGGTTCGGCGTCGGCATATGGCGATCGAAAATATCCATCGCCACGGGCACGAGCGCCGGATGCGCCACCCACGTGCCGTCGTGACCGGCCTGCACTTCGCGCAATTTGTCCGCGCGCACTTTCGCCATCGCCTTGTCGTTCGCGTCGTCGTCGCCCTTGATCGGAATCTGCGCCGCCATGCCGCCCATCGCGAACGCGCCGCGGCGATGGCAGGTTTGAATCAGCAGCTCGGAATAGGTTTTGAGGAACGGAACAGTCATCACGACTTGGCTGCGTTCCGGCAGCAAGCGATCGCGATGTCCGCGCATCGTTTTCAGGTACGAAAAGATGTAATCCCAGCGGCCGCAGTTCAGACCGACCGCGCGATCGCGCAACGCGTGCAGAATTTCATGCATCTGGAACACTGCGGGCAGCGTTTCGATCAGTACCGTGGCTTTCATCGTGCCGTGCGGCAGGTCGAGTTCTTCTTCGGCCAAACTCATCACGTCGTTCCACAACGCGGCTTCTTCCATCGCTTCGAGCTTGGGCAGATAGAAATACGGGCCGAGGTCGCGTGCGTGCAGCGCATGGGAGTTGTGGAAAGCGAAGAGGCCGAAATCTACCAGTGCGCCCGCCATCGTTTCGCCGTCCACGCGGAGGTGGCGTTCCGGCAGATGCCAGCCACGCGGACGCACCACCAGCACGGCGGGATTGTCGCCGACGCGGTAGTGCTTGCCCTTGGGCGCGCGGTATTCCAGCGTGCCGGCGACGGCGTCGCGCAGGTTGATCTGGCCGTCGAGCTGATTGGCGAAGCTTGGGGCGGACGAATCCTCGAAATCCGCCATAAACACCTTCGCGCCGGAATTGAGCGCGTTGATGATCATCTTGCGTTCCACCGGGCCGGTGATTTCCACGCAGCGGTCCTGAAGGGCGGTGGGAATCGGGGCTACCGTCCAGTCCGATTCGCGGA is a genomic window containing:
- the aceB gene encoding malate synthase A, yielding MAVPSEKIVSQPALSQPVQVQAKTVGYEDILTPEALAFLARLHRFAEPRRQQLLEARRQRQARYDAGAFPDFRADTLAIRESDWTVAPIPTALQDRCVEITGPVERKMIINALNSGAKVFMADFEDSSAPSFANQLDGQINLRDAVAGTLEYRAPKGKHYRVGDNPAVLVVRPRGWHLPERHLRVDGETMAGALVDFGLFAFHNSHALHARDLGPYFYLPKLEAMEEAALWNDVMSLAEEELDLPHGTMKATVLIETLPAVFQMHEILHALRDRAVGLNCGRWDYIFSYLKTMRGHRDRLLPERSQVVMTVPFLKTYSELLIQTCHRRGAFAMGGMAAQIPIKGDDDANDKAMAKVRADKLREVQAGHDGTWVAHPALVPVAMDIFDRHMPTPNQLHVKRDDVVADRDMLIAPCGGTISRAGFDNNVEVSLRYTAAWLEGLGCVPIHNLMEDAATAEIARSQLWQWLHHGDLEFPDHAPIDFALFDHALAAHTHRLQESTFPGARRAAEAAQLLSTLMHDDELADFLTLPAYEQLA
- the aceA gene encoding isocitrate lyase encodes the protein MKTHLPTAEHIALDWKNNPRWRGIQRAYTAEDVARLRGTVAIEHSLARRGAERLWKSLHGDTFVNALGALTGNQAMQQVKAGLQAIYLSGWQVAADANIAGEMYPDQSLYPANSVPLVVKRINNTLLRADQLHHAEGKDDTDWMVPIVADAEAGFGGVLNAFELMKAMIEAGAAGVHFEDQLASVKKCGHMGGKVLVPTREAVEKLNAARLAADVLGVPTLLIARTDADAADLITSDIDDNDKPFTTSERTVEGFFRVRPGLEQAISRGLAYAPYADLIWCETSKPNLEQARQFAEAIHAKFPGKMLAYNCSPSFNWKRNLDDATIAKFQKELGAMGYKFQFITLAGFHSLNYSMFELAHGYAQHQMSAFVALQEKEFEAAERGFTAVKHQREVGTGYFDAVTQAIQQGQSSTTALKGSTEEAQFHRASAA
- a CDS encoding YifB family Mg chelatase-like AAA ATPase — translated: MSLAVTLSRAQEGVAAPQVMVEVHLSGGLPSTHIVGLPEAAVREARDRVRVAIQSAAFEYPNRKVTVNLAPAELPKDGGRFDLAIALGILAAGNQVPREKLDDCEFLGELALSGQLRPVSGVLPALLRARARGRRVVVPRANAEEAALISEVDVRVADTLSDVCGWLRGSHELTPPTSVLTLTGDDAGPDLIDVRGQLQARRALEIAAVGGHHLLLMGPPGTGKTMLAERLPGILPPMSESEALETCAVMSVAGQTVDPAQWRRRPFRAPHHTASAVALVGGGSQPKPGEISLAHNGVLFLDELPEFSRHVLEVLREPMESGQILISRAARQLHFPAQFQLIAAMNPCPCGYSGDTRQRCRCTPDQVQRYRSRISGPLLDRIDLCVEVPGMPLNELSAPRTTRDEDSATVRKRVMRARQHALARAGRPNAEISTRELERDCALGPNERKWFDAALERLGLSARAYHRTLRVARSIADLDNGAAALDRHHLAEALQYRRLSLLSD
- a CDS encoding accessory factor UbiK family protein, with the translated sequence MEHSDGAAFSLLHRLSADEFEVPTMMGRQDIDQIALRLVSLVPPGMVDAHKDLRANFSDILAQGLRHLELVTREEFDVQAQVLARTRARVEELEKRVAELEASVSSRGA